The Chryseolinea soli genome contains a region encoding:
- a CDS encoding nucleotidyltransferase family protein, with amino-acid sequence MDTPNNPQKKLALLVLAAGIGSRYGGIKQIDGFGPHGETIMDYSLFDAVRAGFTKIVFIVREEILDVVKEKFLPKLQGKVEVEFVIQSLDKMVPPQFQNPERVKPWGTGHALLCARDVIREPFVAINADDFYGKESFESIANFFAGETSGEHAMVGYTLSKVLSEHGSVSRGCGERDADGFLKTVVERVTIVKENGKIISKEKDGDRELSPDVPTSMNFWGFQPNVFDFAQKLFNEFLKNNEGNIKSEFYIPLIVNEMIKEGIGKVRVLSGSDNWFGVTYKEDKEEVSQKLKVQVAYGTYPEKLW; translated from the coding sequence ATGGACACACCAAATAATCCACAAAAAAAACTCGCTTTATTGGTCCTGGCGGCCGGCATCGGAAGCCGCTATGGAGGTATCAAACAAATAGACGGCTTTGGGCCTCATGGCGAAACCATTATGGATTATTCCCTTTTTGATGCCGTAAGGGCCGGTTTCACGAAGATAGTCTTTATTGTTCGCGAAGAAATACTCGACGTCGTAAAGGAAAAGTTTCTGCCCAAGCTCCAGGGAAAAGTGGAGGTCGAATTTGTGATCCAGTCCCTCGACAAGATGGTGCCACCCCAATTTCAGAACCCCGAACGGGTAAAACCCTGGGGAACCGGCCACGCATTGCTGTGCGCCCGCGACGTGATCCGCGAGCCCTTTGTGGCCATCAACGCCGACGATTTCTATGGCAAAGAATCCTTTGAGTCAATCGCCAATTTTTTTGCCGGTGAAACTTCCGGCGAACACGCCATGGTGGGCTATACCCTCAGCAAGGTGCTCTCCGAACACGGCAGCGTGTCGCGCGGCTGTGGCGAGCGCGATGCCGACGGCTTTTTGAAAACCGTGGTGGAGCGCGTCACCATTGTAAAAGAAAACGGTAAGATCATCTCCAAAGAAAAAGATGGCGACCGCGAGCTCAGCCCTGATGTGCCCACCTCCATGAACTTCTGGGGCTTTCAACCCAACGTCTTCGACTTCGCTCAAAAACTCTTTAACGAGTTCCTGAAAAACAACGAAGGCAACATCAAATCGGAATTCTACATCCCGCTGATCGTAAACGAAATGATCAAAGAAGGCATCGGAAAGGTCCGCGTACTTTCGGGCAGCGATAATTGGTTCGGCGTTACTTACAAAGAAGACAAAGAAGAAGTATCCCAAAAGCTCAAAGTCCAGGTCGCCTACGGCACTTATCCGGAAAAACTCTGGTAA
- a CDS encoding sugar MFS transporter: protein MSTQKSYALPMIIIGILFFVFGFVTWVNGTLITYLKIACELDTDLQSFLVTTAFFIAYFVMGIPSSWVLNVTGYKKGMALGLLIMAIGAIVFVPAAQARNFNMFLGGLFVIGTGLALLQTASNPYVSIIGPIESAAKRISIMGICNKSAGIIASLIFSEIALSNVDVLVAGLKSMDPVAKDVELDQLASRVIVPYIIIACVLAVLAVATLFSGLPDIKEEDEPTEGASTAASSKTSVFQFPHLILGLITMFLYVGCEVMAGDTIISYGKSLNIELSTARYFTIGTLTFMLLGYVVGIFAIPKYLSQSKALAICAVLGVIFTTLAVLTPGMVSVGCIAALGLANSIMWPAIFPLAIDGVGKFIRTASALLVMSIVGGAVLPLVYGKLLQSWGNQNAYIMMLPCYLFILYFATKGYKAGKA from the coding sequence ATGAGTACACAGAAGTCCTACGCCCTCCCCATGATCATCATCGGGATCCTATTTTTCGTTTTTGGATTTGTTACCTGGGTGAACGGCACCCTGATCACCTACCTGAAAATTGCCTGCGAACTCGATACGGACCTGCAGTCGTTCCTGGTAACGACGGCATTCTTCATCGCCTATTTCGTGATGGGGATTCCTTCTTCCTGGGTGCTGAATGTTACGGGCTACAAAAAAGGGATGGCCTTGGGGCTTCTCATCATGGCGATCGGCGCCATCGTTTTTGTGCCTGCCGCGCAAGCGAGAAATTTTAACATGTTCCTGGGCGGTCTGTTTGTCATCGGAACAGGTTTGGCATTGCTTCAGACGGCTTCAAACCCTTATGTCTCCATTATCGGCCCCATCGAGAGCGCTGCCAAACGGATCAGCATCATGGGCATTTGTAATAAATCTGCCGGCATCATCGCTAGTCTTATTTTTAGCGAAATCGCCCTCAGCAATGTAGACGTATTGGTAGCGGGTTTGAAATCGATGGACCCTGTTGCCAAGGACGTTGAACTGGATCAACTGGCTAGCCGGGTGATCGTGCCGTATATCATCATCGCCTGTGTACTGGCCGTCCTGGCGGTCGCCACCTTGTTCTCCGGTCTCCCCGATATCAAAGAAGAAGACGAACCTACCGAGGGCGCTTCTACCGCGGCTTCATCCAAAACCAGCGTTTTCCAGTTTCCTCACCTCATCCTGGGTTTGATCACCATGTTCCTGTATGTAGGCTGCGAAGTGATGGCGGGTGACACCATCATCAGCTACGGCAAGTCGTTGAACATTGAACTTTCCACGGCGCGTTATTTTACGATCGGTACCCTCACGTTCATGTTGTTGGGTTATGTGGTCGGTATTTTCGCCATCCCAAAATATTTGTCTCAATCCAAAGCTCTCGCCATTTGCGCGGTGCTGGGTGTGATCTTCACGACACTTGCGGTGCTCACACCGGGTATGGTTTCGGTGGGTTGTATTGCGGCCCTGGGACTTGCCAACTCGATCATGTGGCCCGCCATTTTTCCTCTGGCCATTGATGGGGTAGGAAAATTTATCCGCACAGCATCTGCACTTTTGGTGATGTCTATCGTGGGTGGCGCGGTGTTGCCCCTGGTCTATGGCAAACTGCTGCAGTCGTGGGGAAATCAGAACGCCTACATTATGATGTTGCCGTGCTATCTGTTCATCCTCTACTTTGCTACAAAGGGTTATAAGGCGGGAAAAGCCTGA
- a CDS encoding YciI family protein, translating into MEKYMFIFIGGDISHLSPEAQQAHMGKWFEWVKKLQDQKRYASGEALLPEGKLITGPKKTVTDGPFAESKEVVGGYFVVLAKDMKEAVEMAKECPDYVLGGVVEVRPVMKFDM; encoded by the coding sequence ATGGAAAAGTACATGTTCATTTTTATTGGTGGCGATATTAGTCACCTGTCGCCCGAAGCGCAGCAAGCACATATGGGAAAGTGGTTCGAGTGGGTGAAGAAACTCCAGGACCAGAAGCGGTACGCGAGTGGTGAAGCGTTATTGCCGGAAGGAAAACTTATCACGGGACCAAAGAAGACCGTAACGGATGGGCCATTTGCCGAGAGTAAAGAAGTAGTAGGTGGCTACTTTGTGGTGCTGGCAAAAGACATGAAGGAAGCGGTGGAGATGGCGAAAGAGTGTCCGGACTATGTGTTGGGCGGCGTTGTGGAAGTGCGGCCGGTGATGAAGTTTGATATGTAG
- a CDS encoding RNA polymerase sigma factor, translating into MHPNPERQVHELVDHLFRHEAGKMASVLTRLLGFGALELAEDIVQDTLLKAMSVWKIKGIPENPSAWLYTVAKRKAIDTLRQQHLHSQHHSEISDALKSEWTLAPTVNQLFLDNEIEDSQLRMMFACCHPSIPYEAQLALTLKTLCGLSIAEIANSFLTSEDTISKRLYRAREKIREEKISLEAPIPAKLPGRLNAVLHCLYLLFNEGYNSSHADQLIRHDLCSEAMRLCLLLIGNPVTNAPDANALLALMCFQASRAEARLGDDGSIVLLKDQDRSRWSQPLIEKGKYFLEQAAAGDEITDYHIEAAIAGCHARASSFEKTNWGDIENLYTILSDMKNSPVISLNRAIAIRYHVSAEAGLKALLAIEGLQQHYLYHAALGDVYVDVGDLAAARASYERALYLTSSIAEKKLLQFKMDRLA; encoded by the coding sequence ATGCACCCCAACCCAGAACGACAGGTCCATGAACTGGTTGACCACCTTTTCCGCCACGAAGCGGGAAAGATGGCCTCGGTGCTAACGCGCCTGTTGGGATTTGGCGCCCTGGAATTGGCGGAAGACATTGTACAAGACACGCTGTTGAAGGCAATGTCGGTATGGAAGATCAAAGGCATTCCCGAAAATCCATCGGCATGGCTTTATACCGTTGCCAAGCGCAAGGCCATCGACACCCTGCGACAGCAACATTTACATAGTCAGCATCACTCCGAGATCAGCGATGCTTTAAAATCGGAGTGGACATTGGCGCCCACCGTCAACCAATTGTTCCTCGACAACGAGATCGAAGACAGTCAGCTGCGCATGATGTTTGCGTGTTGCCATCCCTCCATTCCCTACGAGGCGCAATTGGCCCTCACCTTGAAAACACTTTGCGGGTTGAGCATCGCCGAAATTGCCAACAGCTTTCTCACCAGCGAAGACACCATTTCCAAGCGACTCTATCGCGCACGGGAAAAGATCCGCGAAGAGAAGATCAGTTTGGAGGCTCCCATTCCTGCGAAGTTACCGGGACGGTTGAATGCGGTGCTACATTGCCTTTATCTTTTGTTTAATGAAGGCTATAACTCTTCGCATGCCGACCAACTCATCCGCCACGATCTTTGCTCGGAGGCGATGCGGCTTTGTTTGTTGTTGATCGGCAACCCGGTGACCAACGCGCCCGATGCCAATGCATTGCTGGCGCTCATGTGTTTCCAAGCATCGAGGGCTGAGGCACGGTTGGGCGACGATGGAAGCATTGTGCTCCTGAAAGATCAGGATCGCTCGCGCTGGAGTCAGCCGCTGATCGAGAAGGGGAAATACTTTCTCGAGCAGGCAGCCGCGGGCGATGAGATCACCGACTACCACATCGAGGCCGCCATCGCCGGGTGTCATGCACGGGCATCTTCTTTTGAAAAGACAAATTGGGGCGACATCGAGAATTTGTACACCATTTTATCGGACATGAAGAACAGTCCGGTGATTTCGTTGAACCGGGCCATTGCCATTCGCTATCATGTGTCGGCGGAAGCGGGGCTGAAGGCATTGCTGGCCATCGAAGGATTGCAACAACATTATCTGTACCACGCCGCCTTGGGTGATGTGTATGTCGATGTCGGTGATTTGGCTGCCGCAAGGGCCAGCTACGAGCGCGCCTTGTACCTCACCTCGTCTATCGCGGAAAAGAAATTGCTGCAGTTCAAGATGGATCGGCTCGCCTAA
- a CDS encoding AAA family ATPase has protein sequence MKRGLVIGKFMPLHHGHIALINFAAGRCDELIVSMSYTDHDAIDPDLRLDWIKSVFTDPKIKIAKIKDDFDNESLALEERTALWAPVMKRTYPPIAVVFSSEPYGEPFARHLQAEHIAFDPDRTIVPVSATKIRNHPFQYWDRIPVVVRPYFVKKICFYGAESTGKSTLAIRMAEHYHTEFVPEVARELLITNDFTVEDIITIGNAHAQRIEEKLKTANKLLFCDTDAITTQIYSKYYLNAVPEVLYALEANVKYDLYFLMDIDVPWIEDGLRDLGHKRQEMTSIFKEALEQRNIPYITVSGDFQQREATVRRAIDRLLKD, from the coding sequence ATGAAACGCGGCCTGGTCATCGGAAAATTTATGCCCCTGCACCATGGGCACATCGCGCTCATCAACTTTGCCGCCGGGCGTTGTGATGAGCTGATCGTTTCCATGAGCTACACAGACCACGATGCGATCGATCCCGATCTTCGCCTGGACTGGATCAAATCCGTTTTCACCGATCCCAAGATCAAGATCGCCAAGATCAAAGACGACTTCGACAACGAGTCGCTGGCGTTGGAGGAGCGCACGGCCCTGTGGGCGCCCGTGATGAAACGCACCTATCCGCCGATCGCTGTGGTATTCAGCTCCGAACCTTATGGCGAACCTTTTGCACGCCACCTGCAGGCGGAGCATATAGCGTTTGATCCGGATCGCACCATCGTGCCCGTGTCGGCAACGAAGATCCGAAACCATCCTTTTCAATATTGGGATCGCATACCGGTGGTGGTCCGTCCGTATTTTGTAAAAAAAATATGTTTCTACGGAGCGGAGAGCACCGGCAAGTCGACGCTGGCCATTCGCATGGCGGAGCACTATCATACAGAATTTGTCCCTGAAGTGGCGCGCGAGCTGTTGATCACAAATGATTTTACGGTAGAAGACATCATCACGATCGGGAATGCCCACGCACAGCGCATAGAAGAAAAATTGAAAACAGCCAACAAGCTTTTGTTCTGCGACACGGATGCGATCACCACACAGATCTACTCCAAATATTATCTAAACGCAGTGCCTGAAGTGCTATATGCATTGGAGGCCAACGTAAAATACGATCTCTATTTTCTCATGGACATCGACGTGCCCTGGATCGAAGATGGCTTGCGCGACCTGGGGCACAAGCGACAAGAGATGACAAGCATTTTCAAAGAAGCCCTGGAACAGCGCAACATTCCCTACATCACCGTGAGCGGCGATTTCCAACAACGCGAAGCCACCGTGCGTCGCGCCATCGACCGCCTCTTGAAAGATTAG
- the pnuC gene encoding nicotinamide riboside transporter PnuC, with protein sequence MHFFDIHNIFFEILGYPLSYLELFGVISGLVAVWLSAKANILSWPAGIINVTLSFFLYFQVQLYPDMFLQIFFFVTNILGWWRWANPKPGEEDKKLELRVSFLERKQFIIVCLIGVTGTVAIGAMASRLHEWVPMIFALPSAFPYADSFILVMSIVTTFFMIQKKVECWIIWIIVDVLATYLYFIKDIMFYSMMYAVFTVMASFGLWNWIREYKLWKQSAA encoded by the coding sequence ATGCACTTCTTCGATATCCACAATATTTTTTTTGAGATCCTCGGCTATCCTCTAAGCTACCTGGAACTTTTCGGGGTAATCTCAGGACTCGTGGCCGTGTGGCTCTCTGCGAAAGCTAATATCTTGAGCTGGCCGGCCGGCATTATCAACGTGACCCTTTCGTTTTTTCTATACTTCCAGGTCCAGCTTTACCCCGACATGTTTCTGCAGATCTTCTTTTTTGTGACCAACATTTTGGGCTGGTGGCGATGGGCGAATCCCAAGCCGGGCGAAGAAGACAAAAAGCTGGAGTTGCGCGTGAGCTTCCTGGAAAGAAAACAATTCATCATCGTGTGTCTGATCGGTGTAACGGGCACGGTGGCAATAGGCGCCATGGCCAGCCGGCTTCATGAGTGGGTGCCTATGATCTTTGCGTTGCCCAGCGCATTTCCCTATGCCGATTCTTTTATTCTCGTCATGAGCATCGTGACCACCTTTTTTATGATCCAGAAGAAAGTGGAATGCTGGATCATCTGGATCATCGTGGACGTACTCGCCACATACTTATATTTTATAAAAGACATCATGTTCTACAGCATGATGTACGCTGTGTTCACCGTCATGGCCAGTTTCGGCTTGTGGAACTGGATACGGGAATATAAGTTGTGGAAACAAAGCGCAGCCTAG